The Lycium ferocissimum isolate CSIRO_LF1 unplaced genomic scaffold, AGI_CSIRO_Lferr_CH_V1 ctg243, whole genome shotgun sequence genome contains a region encoding:
- the LOC132043426 gene encoding ethylene-responsive transcription factor SHINE 3-like, producing the protein MVQSKKFKGVRQRQWGSWVSEIRHPLLKKRIWLGTYETAEEAARAYDEAAILMNGQVAKTNFPIVKENNVNEKKFPLSSSSTLSTVLNAKLRKCCKDPAPSITCLRLDNDNSHIGVWQKRSGKQSGSNWITKIELGKKEEPHQSMNSWSSGSSSSSSSSGISELGTSKPLDEENRVAMQMVEELLNWNSPFTPISDPPPSFSNSI; encoded by the exons ATGGTACAATCAAAGAAGTTCAAAGGTGTCAGACAACGCCAGTGGGGCTCTTGGGTTTCTGAAATTCGCCATCCTCTTCT GAAGAAAAGGATATGGCTAGGAACATATGAGACAGCAGAGGAAGCAGCAAGAGCCTATGATGAAGCAGCTATCTTGATGAATGGTCAAGTGGCAAAAACAAACTTCCCGATTGTGAAGGAGAATAATGTTAATGAGAAGAAATTCCCCTTATCTTCTTCATCAACACTGTCCACTGTGCTCAATGCAAAGCTGAGGAAATGTTGCAAGGATCCAGCACCTTCCATAACCTGTCTGAGGCTCGATAACGACAACTCTCATATTGGAGTGTGGCAAAAGAGATCAGGGAAACAATCAGGTTCTAACTGGATAACAAAAATTGAGCTTGGGAAGAAGGAGGAGCCTCATCAGAGTATGAATTCTTGGTCTTCTGGTTCTTcatcctcttcatcttcttctgggATTTCTGAACTTGGCACTAGTAAGCCATTGGATGAAGAAAACAGAGTTGCTATGCAAATGGTTGAAGAGCTACTCAATTGGAATTCTCCATTTACCCCTATTAGTGATCCCCCTCCCTCTTTTTCCAACTCTATATGA